Within Wyeomyia smithii strain HCP4-BCI-WySm-NY-G18 chromosome 2, ASM2978416v1, whole genome shotgun sequence, the genomic segment tcTGCGGTACccgaaaaatcaaattgaattctgatatttgctgctatacgaaacaagaagaagaagaagagaattcaaacggaaattcgattgtgttccacgccccaccgtgcgtcaacagcggcaatgcagttttcacttggcttggctgcacacaaatgaatatcgaatttttctgcactgatagacgacgaatgaccagcgctctattcatacaatgctcggtgcagtactattgcctgtgccagcattttttccgtcaagacatcagttttattaacattaacatatttattaacagcagaacgtcatACTGTctaatagtggaggtggttacgaactttccgagaaagcttcaccttcaagacatcaaaatagtctaggctcatggaaactaacattagttgacctattgggacgaggagattctgtcaaaaaattttttgccactgctatacaggatatcacagcgtgcagttggtgtctattcatgaagtctgtgctaggcgtgctcgcatatgattggtacattgttggtgaaaatttgaccttgaaacttttattcaaattttactgtttaacaatgaagtgataatgaaaattgaagaatcacaaaattgtccatcattttatcaatccgaCGACATAtagattattgtgatccatcatgtggttacatcagtataaccgtttgaaatctttcattccggcgttacatcttggttttagttttcgcggagtGTATcacgatatagtgcggttagacgtagtcctacgtcaaaaaagccATTTTGCCATTATATATTAGATGACAAAATGAGCCAAACCGCCCCAATGTTgcagtgcattctgccccaatatCGCATTTTGCCTCGACTGgtattttttacaaattattACACTCACTTTAAAAATGTGTGTTATGCATTTTCTATAATGTTTTAATATTTGATGTGagtttgaacgaataaataagggttttgatattttgatcaGTGTATAACATTGGTTTTATCTCTCTGCTTAGTGGAagtgtgttgaagccacaaatggtcgacttcgagccaccacgtggccgacttcaaattttcaaaggcaTATCACTCGGTAAAAGTTTATGCGTCACCTATGAATTGAATGTGTTTGTTATGATGATGAAAACATAAGATAGGTGACGcaataactatttccgagtctagGGCCATTGAAAGTTgtagtcgaccacgtggtggcttctacacactaTAACCTTAACAAGAATAAACTCTGCTTTCGTTATCTGGTGCGTTTTACCATAGGAATGTCGTAGGGATACATTTTGCTAGCCTTGTCAGTGACTGGAGCCGAGGCGAGTTGCTGTCCACCTGGGAGATGGATTCATGAATTATCAATACTGGTACTCACCCGAATTGGTTGGTGTTTGTTGTGCTATTCTATTGTTAGTGACTGGTAGTTTGACTGGAAAAGTACTCACTTCGGCGGGTTGATATTGATTCGCTAGAAATCAGCATGTTATTGCATACCATAAAAACTACAATTTATGTAGTATGTACTTACATTGGGAAACCCAGCTAGCTGGtatcccgccatgtttcgaggactaacatctcagcgtgtgtgtaaacgagatagcatatcaccgccacttttcatacgcataacatagcatctgtcaatggggcccgcaaattgcggatccgcagtgatgttagctctgttagctcctaacggagcaatgcaaataagatagagatgccagctagctggggAAACCGGCTGTTGATGTTGTGTGCCAGGGTTAGCACTGACTTGGTTAGTTAAAATACCGCTGACTTGGCCAGATTTTTCATCAACTACGAATTgaattactaaaaaatattttttaaatatcaacTCATCAAACAAACCTATTGGGGTTATAGCAATTCCGGGGGAAAACTTTTGTGCTGGTAGTGCGAATGCGATTCCCAATCGCTCAAACACTAGAAGCATATTGAAAAAACGTGTTTCCATCTTCAGAGGAGGCTTGCCATGGACTGATGAGCTTGATATTTCATTATTTAATATTTGGACTGTGCGCAAACTTTTCTAGCTGAGACGAAGATTACAAACACTCCGTGGGTATAACGGTGCGACGCATAAttttagcatatattaaatgCGTTGTATCTTATACTCATAAATATGCGTAAAAGCTGAATGCTGAATGCCATAAAAATACAATTATGGATGTCCGACCGATTGCGTTAGGTGAATATTGTAGttcgtaggggaactgctccattattcatctcattaagctggtattcacgaagaatgcattgattaaacaccaaattttcacgaaatcattgaacaaatgaactaaatatgcttacgaatcgtttagcattgtatattcagtaaaattagctagatttatcctgaattttgtaaaacaaaaccatttttcacaactctTCCAtgtccatctcaaaacttgaatcactgctcaattattcatctcacgacgcccccatattcatcacactattaatcatgaatgaatcacattataatgaatgaacgtagctgcagcccgtcgtagtaggttacctagatatccgctgcagttgtttacgtgcaaaattggtatcctaggtaaccactacagtgctgtagatttatgtcaattatgtcgaaataattcaacattttcagtatgattttttcgtattaacagaaactgatttggcaacttttgattttctccaacgccgtgaaaacagatgaaaatacatacagttgaaatttaggaattgtagaaattcatctcttatatttctgctaattcaagcttgtttaaggaaatttgaggtgaacatttcaaagattaaagtattcttagtgtaggagtgattttgtttagtgattaaaataagaagtggtccgctagtgatgaaaaaaactttggtttgcGGCGTCTTCTGTGGACCTCGACTACGACTTTAAAAAATattacgcaaattttcaaagcgCGAGGTCCAATCTGCAATTGTCAAAGGTTTTGTTCGAATAACAGATTCGCCTGGATAAACGTCCAATCAAAGAGCTGTGCGATATTGTATTGTTATTCAAATTGGATGGTTTTATGGTTTTATGGGTAccagaaatcaatttttttttaaagaaactcaTAGACAAGAATCTTTTTTAAACgaataaacataaaatagattttgtttaaaaatgtcagataggaccttttaaaATGTTCCTCGAGAAATGGGTAattgctcctatattcatctcttcATTCTTTTCTGCCAGTTCACCGTAAAATTTTACTGCATTTTCCAAGTAAAACTTTCAAATACTCCACTAAATTGATAGGTGAAAATATTTACCTTACAAATTTTGGGAAATTTGACATTAAAATGAACAAACGACAATGATGAGATGAATGTGGGTGTTATTTCGGATCGTAGAGTAAGAGCCCGCACTGATGTTTGTAGCAGTTCAATTATAAAAAAGGCTACAAAGAAATCAGTGAACCCTACACACGTGTATCCGAAAAACTGTATTGGTTTTataagggaacattcataaatgacgtatcGTTTGAGGGGTGAGggaggggtttgcagttttgtgacgaaatgtgacgagggggagggtttgggttcaagccaagctacgtagcaaacatgaaactaagaaacaaaattggatttttcaattgttcttttttatcactgttttgtctgtctAGGGTCATTTATattactttcttgtcttttcttgttcatttataactcaaggtatgttttggatagtaaaatttgcaaaaaaatattatcatgtTTTGTTAtgaagctacgtaattatctagaggggggtcctgactttgtgacgaaatgctacgatgggggaggaaggggtcaaaaaacctaaaaaaaagctacgtcatttatggatgttccctaagTGATTTATATGCGCTGGCTGCAGGATGGACTCTTAATTATTCAATCTAATTCACACATTATTACTATAAGCTAACCTTCTCCTCCTTCTAATCTGACGTTACCTTCTCAAAGCTAAGGAGATAAGTTGATCCCCGATCAGCGATCACGACCTTAGCCGTTTATTAATGGCAAGCAAAGTTGCCAGTTCCTCTGCTTCCTTGGTAACAATAAGAGCGATTAGCCTAAATGTTTTTATACCCAACACTATAATTTTAATGAGATGCCTATTAAGACTGAATGAAATGAGGTATAATATTGATATAGTGTCCAAAAACTGCCTGGCAGTACGCTGCATTATACTAAACGACATAATCATATTTTGTCAGGAAATTTTCGTTACGTGTTACATCCAGCTCAACCTGCGCCATGAAAATTTCTcatgcatttttttatttgctatcTAGAAATCATTCAAATTTGTGCTGAGGCAAACTCATGATTACTAAAATCAATAAATGATAGTATTTTTCGTTTGTCCGGATATTTTCGTGTTCAATCACTACGTCTGAAATATATCCAGACTACTTCGTTCAATCACTACGTCTGAAATATATCCAGACTACTTCGTGAACAAGGCAATgattcgcccttatcacgaagtattccgaatatttcggattttttcgcCTTACCAAACTTTTCACAAATTCAAGAAGAAGcagtaacttttttttctataactcTATAATTGGTTAATTTTAGCGACACTGCATTGAAAACATGAAATCTCTCTCATTTGGCACTGCATAATTGAAGCACGAATCTTCAAGACTCTTACGAGAGATTATTCTTAGTACGTGATTACGGCTCAATCTTACGTGAACGTACAGAATGAATAATAACAAGTCTTACATTATGCAATGagtgttttttcaattattgaaaaaacgCTTACTGTATCCTAATTATATGATTATGATAAAACGATACCTGTTTAGAGAGACAAATATGAAAACTATAattgttttttattgatttgagcTTCAAAATGCAGAAAACTCAAACAAGCAGTTTGCTGGTAAGATTTCTGAAAAATAAGAATATATTCAGCAGTTCAGAAAGTTGAATAAACTGTGATATTCGCTTCGGGCATTAATCACTCCAACGTGTTACACTTCGAAGTCTTTTGTATTTGAGCATGTTCTTCGATCAGCGGAAATGGTTTGAATTACAATAAATACTAATTATTTGCTGCGCATTGCGGAATCCTATGGCTAGTCGACGTTTTGCACTTTTAATTTCGTAAACCTATGACGGAAATGATTGCACCTGAAAACTTTAGGCACTCTACCTGCTCCTGAGTATGATCAGTATTTCCGGGCACGCAGTTTGGCAGGTTTCTTCTTCAGCTGGGCAGGCTGGGTGGCTCGTCTCAGCTCAGATGACGTGGGGCTTCCATAGGCAGTGGCGGTGCTAGTGGCCGATCCTCCCTTTCCCGTGCTGTACGAGTTGGCAATGGCAATGGCGCCTCCGCTGGTACCACCGAAATTGATCGGGAAGTAACTGCTAGGTTCGGCTGGGCGGCTGGCACCACGACGGCTAGGATAGACTGCAGTTTCGTCTTCGTCTGAGTCCAATTGAACCTTCTTCCTCTTATCTGGGATTACAGCAGGTACAGCAGGAACGGCCGCAGGGATAGCCGCTGGTTCATCAGCAATTGGTTCGATGGCTTCCTGATCATTTACAATCGGGGTTTCGTACTGTGGTTCATCCTCCACATGGAACTGCTCCTCTGGGTAGGCTTCAGCAGTTGACTGCACGTTCGGGTCATTCTGAACGGGCTGCTCGGCACTTTCGATATCTGTAGTTTTGCAATCTGGTGATTATTCGGTATAGGAACATACATTGAAGAGAGTTTACCAGAACTCTTTGCTACTTACACTTACCTTTCAGGTAGGTTCCAGCTGCTATAGTGTTTCCTGCTGCAAAGGCGGATACTCCTGCTGAACGATGTTGATTCCTCAGCTGCTGGTTCTGATAGTGAAATCCGTACATAGCTTGATGTGGGACCATGTAGGGCATTGCATGACGGTAATACATGAGGGCTGCCAATTGGAAACATATGAATTAATATCACCACCCATTACTAAGCACTTCATACGAGTCCGTTTGCACTGATtacacaccattttgaattgggATTGAGTATCCTAAGCTGATTCCACAAAGCACCACAAATAGGGAcacaattttattcattttgactgatttggatttttttagtTACACTTTTTGGTTCTTGAGTTGTTTGGTTTCGACCGGTCGTGATTTCGTTGTCAGCTGACAATTTCGGCACAGAAATCAGGAGCTAAACTTATGTAATGCTTCGATAAGTTTCCACcgattactgataattcaggtACCAGGATCCGGCGCTTTTATACCAAAAAGTATCGAGAAGATTAGTTGGTATTCATGCGAGGTAAATTATTATTGCCTACTTTGTTCCCGTGAGCGCCAACTGATTTCGCATGTAAGACTATCCTGTTTATTAGATATTAGAATAAATTTGAATTCAGCCGGTAGTCGAAAGCGTAAAGCGCGAACAACGTGGTGAGCGCAATGAAAGAGAAAATTATCGCGTACGTAGAAGAAAAGAGAGACGCTTGATTGGTGAATCCTGCTCAGCGACGCCTTCAACGCGATCGATGGTTTTGGAGGGCTGGCAGGTATAGTGCGATTGCCATAATCAGTTTGCGTTAGATACTATTGCAAGAAACAGGCAAAACTAGATGTAATCAACCTAGGAGACAAAGTTGGTCAAAATTGGgcactattgaaaataaatttcataCGCATATGAAACAGGTATAATTCATCTTTTTCGGAAATTTCGCGTTTTTTAAGTGACTGAAGTACTGAAAAACTACGTTAACGTTTTATGTGATTTTAAACCACCGCTAGCAGTTGAAATAATGATTTCAGAAAACAGATTTTGGTCAGAATCTGATGGAAAAAATGGTTGTGTTAATAAAtctgcattatttttttgtggaGCAAATCTTAACATATTTTAAGGAAGGGTTCCGGGAATGTATACTTTTAACCGGTTTgtctttctttttattttctaaacaAAAGAAGACGTATTGTATTGAAATGCTtaattttatttccatttgTTCAAACTGCATCAAAAACATTCAAGAGGCTTTTTCCAATTTGATTTGATATTTTCAATAGAAAGTCCTGATTATAAACTGTTGCtccatttttttcctttttttctaaataaatccaatttgagctattattttgaattgtaaccATAAATATACCTGTTATAATTATTCGAAATAAGAACGGTTTCATGTCTCAAAATCTAAACctctaaatgaaaaataatttaaattgaaaGAATGGGTTAACTTTAAATATAaagaaataaatttgaatgaaaGTACAATGTTTTCTGCAAAATaagaatataatttttttctagtttattCATATAcgttttgaattaaatttttgaGGTGCTCCTAGTAAAAACAGAAGTGCGCCAAAAGCCgcaaagtaattgctcgccgggttcgtcgcttctgcGTTTACTaacgggaaaactcatttaagtctctgaaaaagtctTGGCTAGGGACCTCGAAATTCGCAGGATTGATaaaaaatctttcattttttccagtttgagctgtaGGACACCACCAGtgttattattagtattaggcCACTGTTCTATCAACTATTTGTATGTACTAACATTTAAACAAAAGATCTCCTGTTTCGAGTTCTTCATACCGttcttatgttaaaaaaaaacattcaactcatttttttaccTGAATCCATCATAATAGAGACAAcaacacaaaacaaaaacagatcCAAAATCGATTCGTAATTGCTCCTAAGATGGTGAGGATACAAAAATAACTTCATTCTTTTATGATTTGAGTTTCAGGTTTAAATTAaagaataattaaaaataatgcaCTTTAACTCGAAGATAAACTTTACTCCAATCGATGGGCACATTTACTGAGAATATTCAGCTGTTTTTTCTCGTGGACGAGATAACTACCAAtcgtttgagatttttttttttctgcttctttcAGCTATACAGATCAGACTCCATTATcccgagttttgaaaaatatttcacttcgGATAACCGAATTCCCATAAAAtcgcgcattttttttttattatcgttTCATCTCTCTTCATGCATTGAGTTAATCACGCAGCGTAAAATATTGCATCAAATTTTGGCACGAGTTTGAAATTTGTTGCTctgggaattttgaagttttcaatatttttgcgcagttttgatgttataagttgGAGTAGCAGTAGtagtgacaattgaaaaaaaggagtgccctgagctcaaaaaggacaggtttgtaactggtggaatgtacttggtccactcttattgaatcaaagaaaaatcattaatgacttggtccattatgactgaacaattgaacaaataattttagtccattgatcgtcgaacagtcaaaaagtttttaatctacATGGTTAGCTTATGCGACATcaacaataattgaaaatagtttgaataaacttcaaactgtgtttgtttcaacaaatcaatggtAGGAGCGGAATGTTTTAATGGAACAAAAACATGGTTAATTTACTCacttaagttattcgtaatcatccactTTCTCCGCAACTTTGGCCAAAATTGGCGTAGAATTGATGATGGACTGGATAATTTCCTCGTTTTTTGGTTTTGGAATTTCAGTCACGTTTGTAAATTGTGGATTGTTGTGTCACCCACACAAATGCCTAACATTTCTCatttacgtgttcaatcagagtggaccatgcacattttccttatttactggtaaagtatacttttttgactaacgggcaatgaagcattccgataagttgcctgatagtgttgaaattcatttatgttgacttcaatccgatgctgtaaattccgataatttcaacttttttcggcataacacatggttcactttgtctgcacactataaggcatgatatcaggtcatgttagtgacagctataaacggtccaaaaacacatccaaaaccacggcagtgcgtgaaactttacagattccgattaggggtgagtgaaagagttctctgatacaaagaaatctggaaaaacgcttgaaaattcttccgttcgttcgcttttatcaatagctgaccgatggcagtctccttgaaaataaacacttggtccattctgactaaacactgtaatcgcttttcattggtcatgcagacaaaaatcatgctgttaATTCTTCTgttttagagataaataaaatctgattgttgtgtgatgtagcttaaaaaaatctttatccaatactatcgttaactcgtttttttttcaattttgcgacttgatccggtctgacttaacaccaacCAAATGTAAACGAAATccgaaattgaagaaaaaaaaactccaagcAGCGAATAATCGAATCTCCGAATAATCATgccttcggataatcgagtccaacctgtacACTGTATCAGAAATTATCAGTACAGCTGGACATTCAAAATCGATACAAAAAAGGCCCTTTTCTTTTCTTCTTATTCATAAACAGTATTACCATCAACAACAATCTTGTGTTTTTGAAAACCCTCTTAATCcataaaaagaaaaagaaaatcacATCTAAAAGTTGTaagcacaaaacaaaaaattccacGAAGCATGTCCAGAATTCGAAATTAATATTTTGGTATAATTTGGGGCGGGATGATTTAAATCCGGGCGATTGAGCACCGTGAAACAACCATCAACAGCGTTGCAGGGAACGTCCTTGAGAAAAGTGTCGGCAGCTGTTGAACGAGAAGAACGCTGCGCGGGTTTTAATATATAACCAACTATTCTTGGAGAAGAAACGTCACCAGGAAATGGAGGAATctgtactcgaaaaaaatgcaccattttTTCCGTGTGTAACTTTTTTGTTCGTGGGTAAAAATTAACGAATAACTGGGTATAACTAAATTCGAGTGTATTATGTACTTGTACAAAGTTT encodes:
- the LOC129723309 gene encoding uncharacterized protein LOC129723309 isoform X2 codes for the protein MNKIVSLFVVLCGISLGYSIPIQNALMYYRHAMPYMVPHQAMYGFHYQNQQLRNQHRSAGVSAFAAGNTIAAGTYLKGKYIESAEQPVQNDPNVQSTAEAYPEEQFHVEDEPQYETPIVNDQEAIEPIADEPAAIPAAVPAVPAVIPDKRKKVQLDSDEDETAVYPSRRGASRPAEPSSYFPINFGGTSGGAIAIANSYSTGKGGSATSTATAYGSPTSSELRRATQPAQLKKKPAKLRARKY
- the LOC129723309 gene encoding uncharacterized protein LOC129723309 isoform X1, producing the protein MNKIVSLFVVLCGISLGYSIPIQNALMYYRHAMPYMVPHQAMYGFHYQNQQLRNQHRSAGVSAFAAGNTIAAGTYLKDCKTTDIESAEQPVQNDPNVQSTAEAYPEEQFHVEDEPQYETPIVNDQEAIEPIADEPAAIPAAVPAVPAVIPDKRKKVQLDSDEDETAVYPSRRGASRPAEPSSYFPINFGGTSGGAIAIANSYSTGKGGSATSTATAYGSPTSSELRRATQPAQLKKKPAKLRARKY
- the LOC129723309 gene encoding uncharacterized protein LOC129723309 isoform X3; this translates as MNKIVSLFVVLCGISLGYSIPIQNALMYYRHAMPYMVPHQAMYGFHYQNQQLRNQHRSAGVSAFAAGNTIAAGTYLKDIESAEQPVQNDPNVQSTAEAYPEEQFHVEDEPQYETPIVNDQEAIEPIADEPAAIPAAVPAVPAVIPDKRKKVQLDSDEDETAVYPSRRGASRPAEPSSYFPINFGGTSGGAIAIANSYSTGKGGSATSTATAYGSPTSSELRRATQPAQLKKKPAKLRARKY